One Campylobacter showae CSUNSWCD genomic window, AGACTTCTTTTTTGCCATGCTTTACTTTATCAGTCATATCATTGACCTCTTTTGCCTTTTTCGATACTTTATCGCTTGCGGGTACTACGCTTGTACCGCTCGTAGATATCTCGCCTTTTAAATTTTCAAAAGTCTTATCGCCGATACCGTTTACGTTTTTAATATCCTCTATGCTCTCAAATTTATTTGTTTTTCTATATTCAATAATGGCATCGGCTTTCGCTGCACCAATGCCGTTTAAGCTCATAAGCTCTTCTTTTGTGGCTGTGTTTAAATTTATAGCTGCGAATACCATTGAGGCGCATGCCAACATTGAAAATACGAATTTGTTCATTGTTTTTCCTTTTTAAAAAATTATTTCACATTCTAGCAAAAAATAATTATAAGATTATTAAAAAATATTATTAATATAAACCAGTGCTGCAAATGTATTTAAGCAAATCAACTTCTAAATGAAAGTCAAAAAAAGCTTAATATTAGTGTAACTAAGGGCCACAAAAAACGCAGTGTGGGCAAAACACATTTTAATCTCACCATTTTCCCCTAAAAATACTTGAAT contains:
- a CDS encoding helix-hairpin-helix domain-containing protein — protein: MNKFVFSMLACASMVFAAINLNTATKEELMSLNGIGAAKADAIIEYRKTNKFESIEDIKNVNGIGDKTFENLKGEISTSGTSVVPASDKVSKKAKEVNDMTDKVKHGKKEVSKKTKDIEDKVATPAKDADKAKTDIEEKASKSIKNKAKSSEDKIEKDIDDVKTKAKSSKKKVEESVGKEVEAKKSTKKKSE